The nucleotide sequence tgagtgtctactgtaTGCAAGATGCTGTCGTAGGCACTGGAAATACAGcgatgaataaatgaacaaagtctCCACCTTTATAACGTATCCATTTGCATGGGGGAGAAAATgagcaaacaacaaaaacaaaatgaatgcaTGCTATGATGTCAGGTAGTGAGGTGATGGTGCCCTAAAGGAACATAAAGCAGTGAGAATAGGTACGTAGTGGTGGCGGTGCTATTTGTAGACAGCGTAGCAGGGAGGACTCTCTGAGGAGGTGGTATCTACATTGACAGTGTGATGCGAGAAAGGTGGGTTTGAGTGACAGAAAGCATGATGGTGCCATTTATTAAGCTAAGGAAGACTACGAGAGAAGATCTAGGAGGGGGAAAACCAACGATTCTGTCTTTGGATGTAGTAAGGAGTTATACAGATACGTGAAGCGGTTGTTTAGATACATTAAGTTCCTCTTCTAAATGGTTTCCTTTTCAAGTCTCAGTGAGACCCTTCCTGTCCACTCTGTTTCTAAGCACATTTTATCTGCCACTTCCCCTGTCCAGATAGTCTCTATCACCCTCCTTAGTTGATTGTTTTCATGATAGTTACCataatctgtaatttaaaaaaaaaaaacaaaaacttggttatTGTTTGGCCGTcacttgtctattttgttcatagCTGCATCCTCTGAGCTTGTTAGTGTGCTGTCTCAGAATGAGGGCTCAGTGAATAAGTAATGGTTAAGTGAATAATGACTAGGTCAGTCCTCGGCAGCAGTCAGAACAACTTGGTTCTTGTCTCAGTTCAGCTACGCATACTAGCCATATGGCTTTGGGAGTCACGGTCATCTTTGCGgtgttttctaaatttcaaaattagaaaatgatattatatttatggGCTAATTCATCCACttgaagttatatttaaaatctgagatttttatttagtttgaCCAAATTTGTAGCCAGAACCTCACTTCTGTAACAATAATGCTGAAGGGCTTTGGGAGGAAGAATGACTGCAAACTATTGCTTATGGGGAAGTTGACCACAGGGATGCTGAAGTGTTCTATGTTCCCACTTCCTGGCCCCTCGAAGTCTTCCGTCTCAGGTAGATACCCATTTTGCCAGGCTCCATTCCAGGGCCAGGAGAAACAATGGGAAAGGAAGGTGTTCATTTTCTGGAACATTCCTGAGCACCGATTCAGCAGTAGAATTCAAGCCTTTTTCAGGCATGACATCCTAACTCACACATATTCAAGGGTTATTTGGATATCAAGGCCTGTCTTCACAAAACCCTGGGAGGTAGATATGCCCCCGTTTCACTGGTCaagaaaatgaggctcagggAAATGAACTGATTTGCCCTAGTTCAGACAATTGGCAAGCGGCACAAAAAAGATTGGACTCTGTGTGTCTCGCACTCCACTGTGCCCTGCACTGCCAGGCAGACTCCTATAGTCCAGGGCCAATCCTCTTGGGATAATCAGTTTCCAGTGCACTCAGGTCTATTTGTTGAATCAACACGTGAAAATCAATTGGATTAAAAACCACTCTCTTAAAGCCCAGTGTTCAAGAAACTGACAATTTAGTTTTCAACTTATCTAGGAAATCCTACTGCAAAGCTAATTACTATGTCACTCGGATACACAGCTGGGTGGGAATAATGCCACAAAAACATACCAACTAGTTTACAGAGTCAGGGaagatttcttttctgaaataagatTTCCCAGGGCTCCTGGTAAAGGGAGAGAGAGCTGCCAGGAATTTATATTCCCTACGTGACTATCTCTTCTTCCATAGTCCtccacttctttttgttttcctcttcctcaGCAGTTTTTTGAAGAATTCACTTCCAGAAGAATCCTGTTATTCCCAAATGAGAAAGGAATTCTCTTCCTACCAAGGTATCCTGACAATAGAGGAGAGACTCTCACTCTGGGTTGCGTGTGCGAATATTACCTATGCCCATCAATGTGTAAAGCTGTGCATATGATTCAGCGTTCAGCAGGATTCTGAATGAgtaacttgctttaaaaaatatccataaacCATTTAGCATTGATTTTAAAGCTGGGAGAAATGAAACATAACGCGGATGGGGTgggcttccttttctctcttccttctcaggCCAACTCCTTTTCCCTTTGAATGTAAAAGATGACTGGGGAAAGAGGGATGGGGTGCAGTGAATAGAGGAGGTAGTCGTTATTGTTCCTACCCTACCCTTAAACGATGGCAAAAGTGGACGCTGAGGAATCAAAACGTCAATACAAGatcatatatacaaaaataaattaacatttattttgcacaAAGCAGCAGCAGAGTCCAGAGTCCCCCAGGGGAGAGCGCGCCCGAGGGAGGCGGGCCTCAGAGCAGCAGCAGGGCGCCCAGCGGCAGCTCGCCCTGGCCCAGCAGGCGGCCCCGCTCCAGGCCCCGGCCCTTGTCCTCGGCCTTGACGCGCACGGCCAGGCGGCGCACCTCGTCCTCCGCGAGCCCGTCGAAGCAGCAGTCCTGGCCGAGCGCGGCCTTGCGGCTGCGCCGGAGCACGGAGCCGCGCTGCCTGCGCGTGGCGCGGGGCGGCTGCAGGACCAGGCTGACGCGGCAGCCGACGGCGCGGGGCTCGGGGGCGCCCGCGGCCGGGCCGTCGGCGCGGAGCAGGCGGATGCGGAGGCGCCCGCTGCCCGGGCAGTACTCGGCGGCCAGGCGCAGGACGCCGCCGGCGCGGCCCAGAGCCACGGTGCCCTCGGCCTCCAGGCGCTCGGGCGGCGGGCCGGGGAGCGACGGCGGGCGCTCGGAGGGGGCCGGGGTCGGGGACTCCGCGCCGGCGCCGCGCTCCGCGTCCTCGTCCCCGCTGGAGACCGAGCGGGCGCGGGCCAGAGCGCGACTCCTGCGGGCCCGCAGCGCGCGGCTCAGCAGCCCGTCGGGGGCGCGCAGGAGGCGGCAGCCGCGGAACCGCGGGGACAGCGCGTCccggggagggctggggcagccCAGGGCTGTGGAGGTGACGGCAGGATCTGTTCTCTCTGGCAAGACGGGAGCGTCTCGGCCGCCGCCGCCGTAGGTGTGGGCCCGGGGACGGGGCGCGGCCCGGGCGGCTGGGGCCCGGAGGAGCGCGGCGGCGCCCGGGTCCCCGAGGAAGAGCGACTCCTTGCGGCGGGTGTGCGGGCTCTCGAGCAGCGCGCAGAAGCCGTAGGCGGTGCGCGCGCGGGGCAGATGCGGCAGCGAGAGCGCCGCCTGCGAGCGCGGGTCCCAGTCGGTGGGGCCGGCGCCGTGGTCAGCTGCGCGGGGCCACAGGTCCTCCTCGGCTGCGCACCGCCGGGGCAGCGCGGCGGCCGGGGGCGGGGACTCGAGCGCGCAGGGCGCGGGCAGCCGCGGCGGGATGCAGAACTCGGGGATGCGGCCCGGGGTGAGCACGTTGGAGAAGGCGAGCTCCGGCACGGCGCTGCCTGCGGCCGAGGAGCGGAGCTTCCCGAGGAGCCGCATGGTCGGAGGCTGGGGCTGGCGGGAGAAGTGGTCCTGCGGGGAGAGAGGCTGCTGAGTTTGGGCGCCTGCCGCCGCCGGAGCCCCTCGGGTGGCGGTGGGTCCCTCCCGCGCGCGGACCCGCCGAGTGTACCGACGTGTCTACGCCGCCGGGCCAGTCCAGCCTTGCTCTCGCGCACCCGCAAACCCCCGCCTTCTATTCGTTGACACTAAATAAACGAATAAATAGAAATCAGACCTTTCCCTCTTCTTCACAGTCTCTGGGTCTGGTCTCAAGCTCAGTGCTAGCGACGTCCCAGCCGCGGCGGGGGCGCGAGCTTCAGCGCTGTGGCCGGGATAGTGGCGCTCCTCTCTTATAAGTCGTCGGAGTCCCGCCCAGCCGCCGGGAGCCCAACCCCAGAGACGCGGCACAGCCTGCCTTCCGGCCGCCTCTCCCCGCGTTGCCGGG is from Microcebus murinus isolate Inina chromosome 6, M.murinus_Inina_mat1.0, whole genome shotgun sequence and encodes:
- the C2CD4B gene encoding C2 calcium-dependent domain-containing protein 4B, producing MRLLGKLRSSAAGSAVPELAFSNVLTPGRIPEFCIPPRLPAPCALESPPPAAALPRRCAAEEDLWPRAADHGAGPTDWDPRSQAALSLPHLPRARTAYGFCALLESPHTRRKESLFLGDPGAAALLRAPAARAAPRPRAHTYGGGGRDAPVLPERTDPAVTSTALGCPSPPRDALSPRFRGCRLLRAPDGLLSRALRARRSRALARARSVSSGDEDAERGAGAESPTPAPSERPPSLPGPPPERLEAEGTVALGRAGGVLRLAAEYCPGSGRLRIRLLRADGPAAGAPEPRAVGCRVSLVLQPPRATRRQRGSVLRRSRKAALGQDCCFDGLAEDEVRRLAVRVKAEDKGRGLERGRLLGQGELPLGALLLL